The Prevotella sp. E9-3 genome has a window encoding:
- a CDS encoding DNA methyltransferase, producing MNYKEVIESRYNRQNWQLLLHDIFGNKIKFWNTPSTILTSSQFAKQALWLGTITLSDNQTISIYEVELSDSVDIERNRRGIRDMLLTDWRNNGNAGAFMFCYRKNESVLRFSYVSEAWTFADDGSYQKESTDAKRFTYLLGEGHRSRTAIQQFEKLRDSSLTLKDLTKAFSVDAVSDMFFKGYKQQYEDIIFFITGKRMVKVANKWEERQEGKPNAYIMQQFAKFDNQEKAIRDYVKKLMGRLVFLQFLQKKGWLGVPAGAEWGTGDAEFIQNLFAQTADKDHFIDNVLEALFNDLNSEDEKQLPQYRTPYLNGGLFERDVQDETNFPLPGKYMKQMLDFFSSYNFTIDENDPDDAEVGVDPEMLGRIFENLLEDNKDKGAFYTPKEIVSYMCRESLIAYLQTNIEDEATKEALRQFVTTHDVKALGTNDKFRQQVDEALKNVKICDPAIGSGAFPMGLLKELFLCRTALEGITQSKAAEIKKHIIQQNIYGVDIERGAVDIARLRFWLSLIVDEETPQALPNLDFKIMQGNSLLEQYKGVDLSAMTASKWNKTDSLLIFDNMLDFYRQELRKMIHQYYDCTNHNAKVSLKRAIIDNVKKQMKEQHIDLSTIDLNLDGNSQFFLWHTWFYDVFSQGGFDITIGNPPYGAKTTLYEKSAFKKIYNSAKTIAGKQKGSTDTFSIFIDFGYQSIKIHGVSMFIVPLSITASDAMSGLHKLLIDNCKEICVSSYGDRPKRIFESAEQQVSIIGFRKTGTTCRQLMSTPINKRYSDESLWVLLGNLKFINVLKYVRNGRIPKVGDSIELNILEKLHLVKTELSGLYYKNSTPIYYRKAGGRYYKVIMKEPTHSAAEGNISVPQKYANLVGASLSSNLFYWFWLIHSDWHNLRTSELAMFPIPYQSYTDRDLEEIGNLYDSYLKDLQKNSKTMKSGLRCFYARKSKSCIDKIDKFIGKKYGLTDNEIEYIINYDIRYRNSDE from the coding sequence ATGAACTATAAAGAAGTCATCGAATCGAGATACAATCGTCAGAACTGGCAATTGCTGTTACATGACATTTTTGGCAATAAGATAAAATTCTGGAATACGCCATCAACGATTCTTACCAGTAGTCAGTTTGCCAAACAGGCACTTTGGCTGGGTACCATCACATTGAGCGACAACCAGACTATCAGCATCTACGAAGTCGAACTTTCTGATAGCGTAGATATTGAACGCAATCGAAGAGGTATCCGCGATATGTTGCTGACTGATTGGCGAAACAATGGCAATGCTGGAGCCTTTATGTTCTGCTATCGCAAGAACGAGAGTGTGCTTCGATTCTCTTACGTTAGTGAAGCCTGGACGTTTGCCGATGATGGCAGCTACCAGAAAGAATCCACCGATGCCAAACGCTTCACTTATTTGCTTGGTGAGGGGCATCGTAGCCGCACCGCCATTCAGCAGTTTGAGAAACTGCGCGACAGTAGTCTTACGTTGAAGGATTTGACCAAAGCCTTCTCTGTAGATGCTGTCAGCGATATGTTCTTCAAGGGTTATAAGCAGCAGTACGAAGATATCATCTTCTTTATTACTGGTAAGCGGATGGTGAAGGTTGCCAACAAGTGGGAAGAACGTCAAGAAGGAAAGCCTAATGCGTATATCATGCAGCAGTTTGCCAAGTTTGACAATCAAGAGAAAGCGATTCGTGACTATGTAAAGAAACTGATGGGACGACTTGTATTCCTCCAGTTCCTTCAGAAGAAAGGCTGGCTGGGTGTGCCTGCTGGTGCAGAATGGGGTACGGGTGATGCGGAGTTCATACAGAACCTCTTTGCTCAGACAGCAGATAAAGACCACTTTATCGATAACGTTTTAGAGGCGCTTTTCAACGATCTCAATAGCGAGGATGAAAAACAACTTCCACAATATCGTACACCCTATCTTAATGGTGGCCTCTTCGAGCGCGATGTCCAAGATGAAACCAACTTTCCTCTTCCAGGCAAGTATATGAAGCAGATGTTGGACTTCTTCAGTAGTTACAACTTTACCATTGATGAGAACGATCCTGATGATGCTGAAGTAGGCGTTGACCCAGAGATGCTTGGCAGAATCTTTGAGAACCTGCTCGAAGACAACAAAGATAAAGGTGCATTCTATACGCCTAAGGAGATTGTAAGTTATATGTGCCGTGAGTCTTTGATAGCCTATCTTCAGACAAACATAGAAGATGAGGCAACGAAGGAGGCTCTTCGTCAGTTTGTAACCACTCATGATGTCAAAGCTCTTGGAACTAACGACAAATTCCGTCAGCAAGTGGATGAGGCTCTGAAGAATGTCAAGATATGCGACCCTGCTATTGGCTCTGGAGCATTCCCAATGGGCTTGCTGAAAGAACTCTTCCTTTGCCGTACAGCCCTTGAAGGAATTACACAAAGCAAAGCAGCAGAAATCAAGAAGCATATCATTCAGCAAAACATTTATGGAGTTGATATCGAGCGTGGTGCTGTTGACATCGCCCGCCTCCGCTTCTGGCTCTCTCTCATTGTTGACGAAGAAACGCCACAAGCTCTGCCCAACCTCGACTTCAAGATTATGCAGGGTAACTCGCTGTTGGAGCAGTACAAGGGTGTTGACCTATCTGCAATGACTGCGTCAAAATGGAATAAGACAGATTCATTGCTAATATTTGATAATATGCTTGATTTTTATAGGCAAGAATTGCGAAAAATGATACATCAATATTATGATTGCACAAACCATAATGCAAAAGTATCGCTCAAACGAGCCATTATTGATAATGTAAAAAAGCAAATGAAAGAACAACATATAGATTTAAGCACAATAGACTTGAATTTAGATGGAAATAGTCAGTTCTTCCTATGGCATACATGGTTTTACGATGTTTTCTCACAGGGTGGTTTTGATATAACGATAGGTAATCCCCCCTATGGTGCCAAAACTACTTTATATGAAAAAAGTGCTTTTAAAAAGATTTATAATTCTGCAAAGACTATTGCTGGCAAGCAGAAAGGCTCTACTGATACGTTCAGCATCTTTATTGATTTTGGATATCAGTCAATAAAGATACATGGTGTGTCAATGTTTATTGTTCCATTAAGCATAACTGCGTCTGATGCGATGTCTGGGTTACACAAATTGTTAATAGATAATTGTAAGGAAATATGTGTAAGCTCCTATGGTGATCGACCCAAACGTATTTTTGAGAGTGCCGAACAACAAGTCTCAATCATTGGATTTAGAAAAACAGGAACTACATGTAGACAATTAATGTCAACACCTATTAATAAAAGGTATTCCGATGAATCTCTTTGGGTTTTGCTTGGAAATTTGAAATTTATTAATGTGTTGAAATATGTTCGTAACGGTAGAATACCCAAAGTTGGAGATAGTATTGAACTTAATATATTAGAAAAGCTTCATTTGGTTAAGACTGAATTGAGTGGACTATATTACAAGAATAGTACTCCAATTTATTACAGGAAAGCAGGTGGCAGGTATTATAAAGTCATAATGAAAGAACCTACTCATTCTGCTGCTGAAGGAAACATAAGTGTTCCCCAAAAATACGCTAACCTTGTTGGCGCAAGCTTATCTAGTAATCTATTCTATTGGTTCTGGCTTATACATTCTGACTGGCATAATTTAAGGACATCAGAATTGGCAATGTTTCCAATCCCGTATCAGTCTTATACAGATAGGGATTTGGAAGAAATAGGTAATTTATATGACTCATATTTAAAAGATTTACAAAAGAATAGTAAAACCATGAAATCAGGACTGAGATGTTTTTATGCTCGAAAATCAAAATCCTGTATTGATAAAATTGATAAGTTTATAGGCAAGAAATACGGTTTGACAGATAATGAAATTGAATACATCATTAATTATGATATAAGATACAGAAATTCTGACGAATAA
- a CDS encoding DUF2442 domain-containing protein translates to MEKIEKIWLTDDAVWIRAADGREACEKFNDYPRLRYATKEQRANYEADEYGLHWEDIDEDLSFEGFFDKRETTQLYKVFMAHPELNVSAIARRLGISQSLMAQYISGKKKASEARVTMILDTVREIGQELIAV, encoded by the coding sequence ATGGAGAAGATTGAGAAGATTTGGCTGACTGACGATGCGGTTTGGATTAGGGCTGCTGACGGACGTGAGGCATGCGAAAAGTTTAATGACTATCCTCGTCTAAGATATGCAACCAAAGAACAACGTGCAAATTATGAAGCTGATGAGTACGGACTGCATTGGGAGGACATCGATGAAGACTTGAGTTTTGAAGGGTTCTTTGATAAGCGGGAGACGACGCAACTCTACAAAGTCTTTATGGCTCACCCAGAGTTGAATGTCTCTGCTATTGCACGCCGTTTGGGAATTTCTCAGAGTCTAATGGCGCAGTATATCAGTGGTAAGAAGAAGGCTAGTGAAGCAAGGGTCACGATGATTCTTGATACAGTACGCGAAATAGGCCAGGAATTGATAGCGGTATAA
- a CDS encoding helicase-related protein, with translation MKEFEGILQNNPQVKNLDAVVGFLRASGYFALRPFLDGINKVRILIGIDVDKYIARAHQKGELFFGAEEEVKEECLRLLKEDIEKSHYTKIIEDGMLQMVQDLIDGKLELRAHPSKKIHAKFYILYPDNFNQHTFGAAITGSSNLSGNGLGLGDDKQYEFNVKLTQYEDVAFAKNEFELLWEEAKNVPINAEDYQATLDKTYLKGDVTPYELYIKMLMEYFSDRVLAIDQDDPFDMPEGYSKFDYQADAVIEGYQKLMRYDGFFLADVVGLGKTVIATMIAKKFLIENGLEHTKILVVYPPAVEQNWKTTFKDFGIDKYTRFVSNGSLAKVLDEDNYDYWNADEYDLVLVDEAHKFRNHTTGAFNQLQEICKMPRLETGYIPGYKKKVMLISATPMNNTPADIYYQILMFQDPRHCTIDGVPNLTAFFSPLVVEFRKFRKQENFDLKEFKKLAEKVRDRVIKPLTVRRTRTDIENIARYNKDVNGFPKVDKPIKKEYELNDHLANLFEKAMHILDKELTYARYQAIAYLKPDAAPGLYDNAEVISRSLAGIRKNGLVKRLESSFYAFCKSLKAFRQANENMIDMWENDKIFIAPDLDINALIEAGYSEEEIEQKMNEKAEVNPKNASFQRKDFDEDYIEQLRHDQALLDDMWLEWEYIDDDDDSKFAKFEDLLKHELFKKERNPEGKIVVFSESVDTVEYLQRRINRPDVLVISSQNRSQLFKTIRENFDANWKQKKNDYNIILTTDVLAEGVNLHRSNIIINYDTPWNATRLMQRIGRVNRIGSTAGIIYNYVFYPSRQGNKEIKLNQIALSKIQTFHTTFGEDNQIYSTEEIIDRDLDKLFKESIKREQEDRNLELPFYEELRALYQQNRKEYKRIERLSLRSRTGREPRELEGVTLSGDSLVFLKTNFRKLFYLVNDQQTRELSVLDALNYFKAKPEEKAVPRIPQHHEHVDKALKKFNKTKEQELHEEESNQSQRSNLGAQVTTAVSLLNSMLPHIDDGDTRLKIIQLKELTERGTITYIAKRLQRIQKDLQRQGGSKAKLTFEDALKQVLDMANKYNTYYRESQHAEEESAAVIILSESFKD, from the coding sequence ATGAAAGAGTTTGAGGGCATACTCCAGAACAACCCTCAAGTGAAGAATCTTGATGCTGTCGTTGGTTTCCTTCGTGCGTCGGGCTATTTTGCTTTGCGTCCCTTTCTTGACGGAATCAATAAAGTGCGCATTCTGATTGGTATTGATGTTGACAAGTACATTGCACGTGCTCATCAGAAAGGCGAACTCTTTTTTGGAGCAGAGGAGGAAGTAAAGGAAGAATGTCTAAGACTACTTAAAGAAGATATTGAGAAGTCTCACTACACCAAGATAATTGAAGATGGTATGCTTCAGATGGTGCAGGACTTGATAGACGGCAAATTAGAACTTCGTGCACATCCGTCAAAGAAGATTCATGCTAAATTTTATATTCTCTATCCAGATAATTTCAATCAACACACTTTTGGTGCTGCGATTACTGGTAGTAGCAATCTTAGCGGCAATGGTCTTGGACTTGGTGATGACAAGCAATATGAGTTTAATGTAAAACTGACTCAATATGAGGATGTCGCATTTGCCAAGAACGAGTTTGAACTTTTGTGGGAAGAGGCCAAGAATGTACCCATCAATGCAGAGGACTATCAAGCCACACTCGACAAGACCTATTTGAAAGGCGATGTCACCCCTTACGAGTTATACATTAAAATGCTGATGGAATACTTCAGCGACCGCGTGCTGGCCATTGACCAAGATGATCCTTTCGATATGCCTGAAGGCTATAGCAAGTTTGACTATCAGGCAGATGCCGTAATAGAAGGCTATCAGAAGCTGATGCGTTACGATGGTTTCTTCCTGGCTGATGTAGTAGGTCTTGGCAAGACGGTGATTGCGACGATGATTGCCAAGAAGTTCTTGATAGAGAACGGCCTGGAGCACACCAAAATCCTCGTAGTTTATCCGCCAGCCGTTGAACAGAACTGGAAGACTACGTTTAAGGATTTCGGAATCGATAAATATACCCGTTTTGTAAGCAACGGCAGTCTCGCAAAAGTGCTTGACGAAGACAACTACGATTACTGGAATGCTGACGAATACGACTTGGTTCTGGTTGACGAGGCCCATAAGTTCCGCAATCATACCACAGGCGCTTTCAATCAGTTGCAGGAAATCTGCAAGATGCCTCGCCTTGAAACAGGCTATATTCCGGGCTATAAGAAAAAGGTGATGCTGATTTCAGCAACACCAATGAATAATACACCAGCGGATATCTACTACCAGATACTGATGTTCCAAGATCCGCGTCATTGCACGATTGATGGCGTGCCCAATCTCACAGCCTTCTTCTCACCTTTGGTGGTGGAGTTCCGTAAGTTCCGCAAGCAGGAGAACTTCGACCTGAAAGAGTTTAAGAAACTGGCCGAGAAAGTGCGCGATAGGGTCATAAAGCCTCTGACCGTTCGCCGTACAAGAACCGACATCGAGAACATCGCGCGATATAATAAAGATGTGAACGGATTCCCCAAAGTTGACAAGCCCATCAAGAAGGAATATGAATTGAACGACCACTTGGCCAACCTCTTTGAAAAGGCGATGCACATTCTTGACAAGGAACTGACCTACGCCCGTTATCAAGCCATCGCCTATCTGAAACCCGATGCTGCCCCAGGACTCTACGACAATGCGGAGGTTATCAGCCGCAGTTTGGCAGGCATCCGCAAAAACGGCTTGGTAAAGCGTTTGGAAAGCAGTTTCTATGCCTTCTGCAAATCGCTGAAAGCCTTCCGTCAGGCCAACGAAAACATGATAGACATGTGGGAGAATGATAAGATATTCATTGCCCCCGACTTGGACATCAATGCGCTGATAGAGGCTGGCTACAGCGAGGAGGAGATTGAGCAGAAGATGAACGAGAAGGCAGAGGTGAATCCCAAGAATGCCTCCTTCCAGAGAAAAGACTTCGATGAGGATTATATCGAGCAACTGAGACACGACCAAGCGTTGCTTGACGATATGTGGCTGGAGTGGGAATATATCGATGACGATGACGACTCGAAGTTTGCCAAGTTCGAAGACTTGCTGAAGCATGAGCTATTCAAGAAGGAACGTAACCCAGAAGGAAAGATTGTGGTGTTCTCAGAATCCGTTGATACCGTTGAATATCTGCAGCGCCGCATTAATCGCCCAGACGTATTGGTGATTTCCTCACAGAACCGCAGCCAGCTGTTCAAGACCATCCGCGAGAACTTTGATGCCAACTGGAAACAGAAGAAGAATGACTATAACATTATCCTGACAACAGATGTGTTGGCGGAAGGTGTCAACCTACATCGCTCAAACATCATCATCAACTATGACACGCCTTGGAACGCTACACGACTGATGCAGCGCATAGGTCGTGTGAATCGTATCGGTTCTACGGCAGGCATCATCTATAACTACGTATTCTACCCATCGCGTCAGGGTAATAAAGAAATCAAACTCAATCAGATAGCGTTGAGTAAGATTCAGACATTCCACACTACGTTTGGTGAAGACAATCAGATATATTCTACAGAAGAGATTATTGATCGCGACCTTGATAAGCTTTTCAAGGAAAGCATCAAGCGCGAACAGGAAGATCGCAACTTGGAACTGCCTTTCTATGAAGAATTGCGAGCACTCTATCAGCAGAATCGCAAAGAGTATAAGCGCATTGAAAGGTTGTCGCTTCGCAGTCGTACAGGCCGTGAACCTCGCGAGTTAGAAGGGGTAACTTTGTCAGGTGACTCATTGGTATTCCTCAAAACAAACTTCCGCAAACTGTTCTATCTGGTGAACGACCAGCAGACACGAGAGTTGTCTGTGCTCGATGCACTCAACTATTTCAAGGCCAAACCGGAAGAGAAAGCCGTTCCTCGTATCCCACAACATCATGAGCATGTTGACAAAGCCCTGAAGAAATTCAATAAAACCAAGGAACAGGAACTGCACGAGGAAGAATCGAATCAAAGCCAACGTAGCAATCTTGGTGCTCAGGTTACGACGGCTGTCAGCCTGCTAAACAGCATGCTGCCCCATATAGATGATGGCGACACTCGCCTGAAGATTATTCAACTGAAAGAGTTGACTGAAAGAGGCACCATCACCTATATTGCCAAGCGCTTGCAACGTATTCAGAAGGACTTGCAGCGTCAAGGTGGTAGCAAAGCGAAACTGACCTTTGAGGATGCGCTAAAACAAGTGCTCGACATGGCCAACAAATACAATACCTATTATCGCGAGAGTCAGCATGCAGAAGAGGAATCGGCTGCTGTCATCATACTATCAGAATCTTTTAAAGACTAA